The stretch of DNA CCTGATTATGCTCCATTATCCTCTTCTAATAGTTTcccctgcctctcttccctgCCCTGTCCATGCTCCTTCATGCTCTCCTAAAAGTCTCCCCTGCCACTCTTCCCTGTTCATGCGCCCTGTCTCACCATCTCCACTGCCCCAGACACAAGGAAGAGGTCAGGCGCGGCGTGGGTGCGGGGCTCGGTCAGGTCTGGGGCATAGCGGTTGGAGGAGAAGGCGTCTATGGTATTATTGCCCACCACACCTGTTGTTGACTGCTCCAGCGCCCGAACTTGTGACGTGCGGACGTGGAAGGGAAAGTTTTTGTTGGCTGCGCTGGGACGTGTTAGTaactgcaggaggaagaggaagggcggGAAGTGATTATATTACGAGAGTGGACGAGAAGCAAATGATTTACAACACTTGCTCTTAACCTAAACATTGATGAAAtttgataggaggaggaagaaacggggcaggaagaagaggaggaggaggaggatcacccACCAAATAGAAGAGATGACCTATGAGAGTGATGAACAAATCGACACCGTTCACCACCTTCTCTCGGACCCACTTGTCGATCACGTGGTTGCTGATAACGATCACCACGGGCCCCGCCAGAACCTGCAGGAGGGACGGTCGGGGCAGGATAGGAGAGGGCGTTAAGGTGGGACAAGGGGCCaatagggaggaaaggagtgggtCAGTGGGGTTTATAAAGGAAGGCTTGGATGGGGAGGGTATCTTAGCAATGGAAGGGAGGATGGGATATTACAGGGATGAAGGGGcacaggaggagggaatagTAGTGGGGAGAAGCACGTTAACTCACCAAAGggaatagaaacagaaaaagggcCCGTAGAACCCACTCTTCTCCGGGTAGTGCTTGACGGTGAAGAAGCAGGAGTAGAGGAACATGAGCCACGCCAGCAGCCGCAGCCCCACTAACCCGTAGCCTGCAGGTGACTCGTACAGGTACAGCACCTCACCAGGGTCGAACACCTGAGGGCGAGACGTGGGGTGTTGGTGTGATGAAGTAACACTGTTTAAACCCTTCCACGTGCAGACTAGTTTCTCTTGGGGCGGTAGAGAAAGTAGCGTCTGGCGGGGCTATGGCATTGAGGGAGCATGCGGGCAGTACTCAGCAGGGCGGAGCAGTGATAGGGGCAGGAGGGTTGTTGCCTGAGACTGTTCCAAGAGGATGGGAATGTACGTAATATATAATTCAACTACCCTTGGTCACTGTGGCGGCCGGCAGGTACTGTACAGTATAACCAAGGCCATCTAGAGTACTCCAGCTGGCCTTGGTACAACACAGCTTAGGTGTCTTTTCCTGGTATTGTATCACCGCCGCAGCCAGTTTGTCAGCCGCTCAGAGGAACGTTTGGTGCCTCAAATTGCTGACACTGGAATATTAAATTTTGTGGGCTGACCACATTTGCACGTATTTTGAGAGACTCGTGAAGTGATTGTAGGCAGCTTTCTAATTACCTACATCAAGTAAGTGAAATCCAATTTGTAGGAGGGAATAACGCCAGTACATGCCAAAATACATTACAAAGAAAAGCTGTTAATAATAATTAGACAGTAACATGTTATAGGAGATACTGTCCTTGGAGAGTTCTAATGGTGTGTGACGTGACCATGCAAATTCCACCCATATCCATCCACGCCCGTTCacttatacacacatatacatcatGTACAGCCATGCCGCTACTTATGAAAAAGAAACTGCATTTAATTACTGTGCAATCAGTACATCATCACTAAGCATTGTTGCAGGTGGCTGTGATGGGCCGGGAGTGCACCAGGTGGTGGTAAGGGGCGGGGCGGAATCCAGCACTCACATGCTGCTCGTAGATAAAGAGACACATGCAGGTGACGCTGTAGATACACATGAAGGCTGTGAGGCGCACGGCGGAGTTCTGACGCAGCCTTCCTCGGGTGATGTTGAAGCCCTTGgcggccagcagcagcagcagcaccatgaGCACCGTGCTGGCGGCATGCAGTCCCCGCCCTGGATGTAACATTTACTGGCATTATAACGCACACACATACTTCAATAGATAGAAATTAtgtattctcttcccttcttcaccttTCCAATGGACATTTATTGTAAGCCACCCTAAtccttcctcccccactccactcttgctcctcctctttagcCTCTCACCCACGAGTCTGCAGAAGGGATAGCCGATGCCGTTGAAGCCATATTTCGCGTAGTGGGCGGTGAGGAAAACGAGGGCGAACACCTGCGTAAGGGCCGCCGTCAGGTACAAATGGTAGGACGTGTGCAGCAGATCCCGCTTCTTGAGctccgctgagagagagagagagagagagagagagagagagagagagagagagagagagacaatctatcAGTCGTTTGTTGCTTAATGTTTCtgaattatttttgtgtttgacAGGGGACAGACGAGAATGAGGCactgaggtgaaggagagatgatTGACACGCTCTTCCCATTCATCGTTCCGGTCCAGCCTTCTCACATTCAACTCGCATTAGCAGAAGTAAAGATAAACTGTGAAGGAGATGCAAACGAGACCATTACTGCAGGATAAATGCATTTACACACATCGACCTACCCGAGGCAAGGATGGAGAGGAATACAATGCCAAGTTGCAACACCAGTGCTGTCAAATTGGTCCTCAGGATGtctgggaggaagaaaatgggaaccaATGACAGAAGGTAAAGGTTTTGTGTGCTGAggacgtacgtgtgtgtgtgtgtgtgtgtgtgtgtgtgtgtgtgtgtgtgtgtgtgtgtgtgtgtgtgtgtgtgtgatcattattcttttctaatctctttgttttgttctattcatgttttttttttttttttttttaaaggatgcGAGTGATTGAATACGATTTTCTTTAAGTTCAAGCTAAGGAAGATTTATCATTCCAACCACTGTCTGCTTAATGCTGGTCTGAGTGAGGAGAGAGTGGTGTACATGGAGACAATATACTCACAAAACTCATCCGCCGAGAAGTGTTTGTACCAATAAGAGTATCCATTGGTCATTGTTAATTTGTACCTCATCTCCAGACCctgaaaatgggaaagaggtTAAACAGTTAGTATtcacttatattttccttcctcttcctttcttttatagcAAATATTATAAACTAGAATAACAtatctctctcccatcctttcctGTTAAAGAGAGTTCAAACAGTTAGTATTCACGTATACATTTTCCACCGATCTTTCAATcatccagttagtcagtcaatccgTCCATCATTTAGTCATTCTTCCAGCCAGAACTGCCCTTACCTTACTACTCTCACAGTTACTGGCGGCAATGAACCACCACCGGTCCCTGGCGCTGATGAAACGGTTCTTCCCGCGGCAGTGGTAGTGCGAGACATCCCCCGAAAGTCGCTCCACCCTGCAGTCAGCCATGTAGGACCGCTTCGTCAGGTAGATCCGTGTGTGGTTCTCTGGACGCACCacagcctccttctcctcgcaaGTCTGGTGAGGAATGAGTGAAAGGTGGTCAGCTGGAGTGTGGGAGAGCAAAGGTAAGCTTAATTTCAACACGATTACTTGGTCTTTTGTAGTATTGTTGCTAGCGTTAGTGTACTTAGTGTGTTCTTAGTGTATAGAATGGTGGAGATGGACAGGTAGGAGTGGATAAATGGGAGGGCAGAGGTAGTCGTAAGCTTAGTCTTAACCTACTATGTTGTTTTGTCTCTTCTGCTTATATAGTGTGTAGTGATGTAGTAAAATAGCACAAGGAATATCTACATGTCTGttatagattttttattttaattttgttctttttttgtgaattttgggaagaaaatgcaagaaatctGTAAAAGGGAACGAAAGACAGTCATAAGCTGATACGCGGCtaggaatatataaataaataaactagttATTTTaagggatggatggaaagaCAAAGGTGTCAcagttggaggagaaaaaaaatcatgacaaGTATACCACCGCGAGCATGAATATTTATCACCGCTCACTCGTCATCCTTTCACCCTTCACTCGTTATCCCCGTCATCCCTCGGGCCTGACCTTGTGAGAGCCATACACGGCGGGCCACTGCTCTGGTGTGTCGTAATACAGCAGGAGGCGTTGAGGGGCGTACCGCAAGTCGTACTCCACTTCGAAGGAAAATGAGCCGTCTTGCGTGAGGAAGCAGAACCGTGCCAGGAAGGCCCACCGCTGCAAGGGGGGATTAGGGGAGGGTCAGTGCCGGCTGCGGGCAGGGAGTTCTTCGTATTCAGCAAGGGAGAAGGCAGATGAGGAGGGCGGGAGTCCATCAAGGGGCGTGGTAAGGAAAGACAAGGCACTCACCTCTGAAGTCTTAAGGAAACCTTCCACGTACTTGGCGTGCAAGGGAGTCACGAGCAAGGCTAGACTGatccacgcccacacccacgtcCTGAGGGTACTGGGAACGCCCCTTGGATGACCACGGGTGACAAGATCACCATGCCATGAATTCTTTCCACGTGGCCTTGTGgtgcagagggagggaggggtgtggaggcgtgctggtgatggtgcCATCCTGGGGAGGCGGGGGAGGGATGGCGGGGACTCACTGGTCGTCACTCCACCCGGACCCTCCCCCGCACCTGATCACCTCTATGCACCACGCCACAGGTCCACTCACTATCGATTGCGGGACCTCACTCTTGCCTGGTGGTCACGGTTCACGAGGCTCCGACGCGTCCAGGTTACCAAGGACGCTGCCGTGCTTCTATCCCTCGTCACCACAGCCTGGCCAGCAGCTCACACTGTCTTCAGCTGTCACTGAGGGCAGTGGCACTGGATAGGAATATCACCACACCTTGGACTTTCCTCACTTTCGTAACCTACTCTGCGTCCCACGCTGCGTCTTGCTGCCGATGAGGGCTCAGCACTGGCCGGGGCATCGATGGgacctcacttctttggcgtaaCAAAGCGAGAGAGCGGTTTTGACGTGCCTCTCTGGAGTGTGTTACAAACGCAGCCCGCAGGCAGCGAGAAGTGAGTCACGACTCACGACTCACGACGCACACTTCACCGATGTGGCTCGCGGAGTGGCACTGACGAGGAgcctccaccgcctccactaCCAGCACGCTATTCATGAATCGATTACCTGAGGCGCTGCTCCCCTCACCCGAGCGCCAGGTGGTGGTACATGACGCCAGGCGCGTGCCGAGTGCCTGGCCTCACACCTCACCCCTGCCTGCTTCCCCGCCAAGCCACGTGCCCTTACATACCGCGCATATCGCTTCCTCATGTCCTTACATataccaaaaaaagaaaaaaataatatcttcACTTAGCACCTTAGAGTTACTTATACAACTATGTTTCTAATTTACCATCATAATGATTATACGATTTATCAAACATTAATCCTGTTGTGGTAATAGCTATGGTAATGATggcaataacaacagtagcaggAAGACGAAGGCATGTCGTCACCATAGCAACGGTAACAATTCTCAAGTCGCCCCACTCAGCGGCACTCATAAACCAATAATAGGCATGCCAAAGGAATGGTTCTGCGAAATGGAACAACAATAAacacctgctactactacttctgctacttactactactactactactactaatactaatactactaccaccctactactactactactactactactgaccaaAAAAGTTAAGCACGAACCGTGAAACATATACTAGACATAAACAAGAATTCCTACATTATCTGTCGCCTCTCGTTCAATAAACTATCACTCATGCaggtgtggtctctctctctctctctctctctctctctctctctctctctctctgacttgcaAAAATATTCCCAGTATCATCATGGCtaataacaatacaaaaagaaaaaaaaaggagttgcAAGAGGTGGCAGCAGTTCAACATAAAGcagtaaatcacacacacacacacacacacacaccacacactactatCCTATCTGTCCATTCGATCTTATATAAAAACAAttcgatgtctctctctctctctctctctctctctctctctctctctctctctctctctctctcttaatgccaCCGCCTACACTAGTTCAAGGTCGATCATCAGACACAACCACTACTATACAGAACGGGTTTAAAATATCACGCGTGCACTACTTACTTACTGAACACTTCCtgcacacattcactcacatacgcatgcactcactcactcagccttAGCACACGGAATGAATTGAGGTCACATCCACTATTTTAAGGCCACGGCGGGTTAGTAGGGGAAGTTTTTAGACGAGGGAAAGATGGGGAGAACTCAAAACGAAcgagagggaggtgaggtggaAGAAATGACAGGAGGTAGTGACGAGACGAGGAACAAACTGCAGATGTGAAGGGAGGACAGTTTATGTGTGGAGGGTTGAGGGACCACAGAtacatatacagagagagagagagagaggaaagaagtgaggcgtaaaatgagagaggcaaggaggatAGGCACAGGATAGGAGGGACACAAGGGAGGCGCTGGGGGGAGTGAATGAACCGGGGGAGAGTGGCACTAAGGACGGGATGGGAGgagcagagggagaggaggaacgtGTTAtctgggaggaggggaaggagagatccTGTACGGAGGGGGGGAGTGGGCCTGGGTTATTGTGTGgctgggagagggatggagtagGTAGGAGTATAGGCAATGGGggtcagggagagggagagggagggagagcattggctggctgactgactccagctcgctcgctcgctctcagCCCAGTGTATCTCCATTGCTCGTGTGAGAAGGGTGTATGCTCCCCAGGGAAACTTTCTCCAGCCCCGTGTTGCCCGAGGACAGGGAGTGAGAGGCATGACCCGGGAGGAGTAAGAGTGCCAGGGGTCCAGGGTGCCACCAACAGGACGCAGCAGGTGGGAGGTCTTCGTTGGGACAAGAGGGAGAGGGCCATAGGAGGTGGAGTGAAGTGGCCCTGTGtcacctgctcttcctctctgctctcctccttctctcttctctcccctctccttcctttccaagCTATAGATGTGGGGTTTTAGGACGTGTGTGAGGCGTAGTATCCAAAATAACAAGTTTAATTAAAGGAAATACGTAATGGAAGTTAGGAAATTGGTTTGtttacaagtatttttttttcctgtcggggcggggcggcggcggtggtggtgtgttgtctccacctctcccctgtAGTGCCTGTGCTTATAGAGGTACTCCAGTGGGGCTTGCTGGGGGCTGGGCTTAACGGCCACTCCTGGATTTACTTTTGGTGAGGTTGTCTGTCTGGTacttcatcagagagagagccAGTGCAATATACCGTGTGGTTTGCTAACTCTACTCTTTTAGGTTAGGATTGAGTTCAGTAGCCATGCATCATATGGCGGCACAGTGCAGTGGGTTAATGGATGTAGCAGTGTGCGCtgtaggaggagggtgaagagccTTGGAGCACTGACCTTACAGTGTTAGGCCAGAGACTCAATTTGATCATGGAACACTTGCCACTGTAGACGACTATGATGTGCATGTGTACTACTTGTTACATTTTTTATGCATATTATTGCAGTTTAATTAATTGAAGTTTGCAGTTTCATGTAGGCTAAAGCATTCAGAATATTCTTTACAAGTCCATGTCACATGAAATACTCAGAAATAGTAAAACTCCTCTACCATGGAGTAAGTTTGATGCTGTATCTACTAATAATATTCttatgtgttgtttttgtgaagCATTATTACTGGTCagatttttatatacattttgagTTCATCTGGGACGTTGGTGTTGGTAGTATTTACCTATTTGGTTAGCTGTCGATGATCCATTTTTCATTCTGTTGCTGCATCAACGCCTGTCCATGCTGTACCTTGACATATATAGATTGCACATCATTCTTGTTTCTCATATATTAACTGTTTGATTTATTTAATGAGACTTatactttataatttttctgGTGCCATATATGTCTTACTGTGAtacaaaatggagggaaaataagTATCATTCTtgtagagagaaagatgaaagcaggcaatacatacataaaaatactGAATATGTACTTGTTGACGTTTGGCATGTTGGTGTGGTATACTGTACAGTATATACATACATCCAAGCAGTGAGTTGTGGTTGTATTGTTTCCATCAGGAGTTGCACATCAGTGAACAGAATGACACAAGTGATCTGTCATGCATTGGTGTGCTGGGCTGCCTGTCACTGGATGAGATGCTGGCTGCCTCCTGTAGCAACAAATAATGTCACACAACACCCATAGCATCACTTTTTCATTATACTTCTCTAAACTGTTGACTTGAATTAGAATTGCTTACATATTTCTTAGTGTTTACTATGACTTTTATATTGTATTGAAGACTGGGTTCCAGCATCAgtttttgttattactgttcTTCTTGAAGATTTGATATTGGAAGTTGACTAgattattgaaaagaaaacttTTAATACTTCCAGAGATGCATTAATAACTGCCAGGTTATTAATGCGTCTCTGCTCATCTCAGGTTATATAGCCCAAGTGGTGCCGGACTGTGTGTGGGGAGTACGAGGTGTGTCCTTGGGGTGCTCTGACAGTCTGACAGTGATTGTGTTGCACCCTTTGCACTGTTGCCTCAGCCGTGTGTGTTGCAAGTTAGTTGCAGTACATCAGGTT from Portunus trituberculatus isolate SZX2019 chromosome 9, ASM1759143v1, whole genome shotgun sequence encodes:
- the LOC123501623 gene encoding LOW QUALITY PROTEIN: transmembrane protein 145-like (The sequence of the model RefSeq protein was modified relative to this genomic sequence to represent the inferred CDS: substituted 1 base at 1 genomic stop codon): MAPSPARLHTPPSLCTTRPRGKNSWHGDLVTRGHPRGVPSTLRTWVWAWISLALLVTPLHAKYVEGFLKTSERWAFLARFCFLTQDGSFSFEVEYDLRYAPQRLLLYYDTPEQWPAVYGSHKTCEEKEAVVRPENHTRIYLTKRSYMADCRVERLSGDVSHYHCRGKNRFISARDRWWFIAASNCESSKGLEMRYKLTMTNGYSYWYKHFSADEFYILRTNLTALVLQLGIVFLSILASAELKKRDLLHTSYHLYLTAALTQVFALVFLTAHYAKYGFNGIGYPFCRLVGRGLHAASTVLMVLLLLLAAKGFNITRGRLRQNSAVRLTAFMCIYSVTCMCLFIYEQHVFDPGEVLYLYESPAGYGLVGLRLLAWLMFLYSCFFTVKHYPEKSGFYGPFFCFYSLWXVLAGPVVIVISNHVIDKWVREKVVNGVDLFITLIGHLFYLLLTRPSAANKNFPFHVRTSQVRALEQSTTGVVGNNTIDAFSSNRYAPDLTEPRTHAAPDLFLVSGAVEMVPLPPPKTILQQDSSYPHHTPGIAPPLKDINPTAPPVKDTSPTAPPMSLADTSPPS